From the genome of Triticum aestivum cultivar Chinese Spring chromosome 3B, IWGSC CS RefSeq v2.1, whole genome shotgun sequence, one region includes:
- the LOC123067366 gene encoding uncharacterized protein, translating to MASATSPTPPWVILGSVPRVLSAAAAAASLPPGPGSADFSLELPPPPRVALLTIPPRIFPSRPTRASYPCVLAADSSAGLLLLHADQGHATGPTVIDKPGHQQFGWLPFVAGYFVLHAATGSALPLPTPELVSYKGDLGLIAYPDGAGYVVAELQPVFGSDKAVLLRFSSQVGEWVSKRVAYPLPARLHNPDGVVSCYGRLWWVDLSWSLVTCDPFADDPVLTRVKLPEGTALKYRVAWGLLEKYRCVGVSAGKLRFVDMYRNSNSNGAAQISVWTLADYPPYSTEWTLDCEATFAEICNDASYKATGLPRKIPVLALIHPTNPDVVYFFQDEHLIGVDVRARKVVGCEVYELVDEPPCEGVSSRFVHAWQLPPSLSLSLCSEDYLMRFTVYLYANFEMTVVSEVLQRRQSTLMESVRLSEKKLQVTPI from the exons ATGGCGTCGGCCACGTCGCCCACGCCGCCGTGGGTCATCCTGGGCAGCGTGCCGCGGGTGCTctcggccgccgccgcagccgcatcCCTCCCGCCGGGCCCGGGCAGCGCCGACTTCTCCCTCGAGCTGCCGCCGCCCCCGCGCGTCGCGCTCCTCACCATCCCGCCGCGCATCTTCCCGTCCCGCCCCACTCGCGCCAGCTACCCCTGCGTCCTCGCCGCCGACTCCTccgcgggcctcctcctcctccacgccgACCAGGGCCACGCCACGGGCCCCACCGTCATCGACAAGCCCGGCCACCAGCAGTTCGGCTGGCTCCCGTTCGTCGCGGGCTActtcgtgctccacgccgccaccGGCTCCGCCCTGCCACTCCCCACGCCCGAGCTCGTCTCCTACAAGGGCGACCTCGGCCTCATCGCCTACCCCGACGGCGCGGGCTACGTGGTCGCCGAGCTCCAGCCCGTCTTCGGCAGCGACAAGGCCGTTCTCCTGCGCTTCTCGTCGCAGGTCGGGGAGTGGGTCAGCAAGAGAGTCGCCTACCCGCTTCCGGCCCGCCTGCACAACCCCGACGGCGTCGTCTCCTGCTACGGGAGGCTCTGGTGGGTCGACCTCTCCTGGAGCCTCGTCACCTGCGACCCCTTCGCCGACGACCCCGTCCTCACCCGTGTCAAGCTCCCCGAGGGCACGGCGCTCAAGTACAGGGTAGCCTGGGGGCTGCTCGAAAAGTACCGCTGCGTCGGCGTCAGCGCCGGCAAGCTGCGGTTCGTCGACATGTACCGCAACAGCAACAGCAACGGGGCCGCGCAGATCAGCGTCTGGACGCTCGCCGACTATCCGCCGTACTCCACCGAGTGGACGCTGGACTGCGAGGCCACCTTCGCGGAGATCTGCAACGACGCCAGCTACAAGGCCACTGGTCTGCCGAGGAAGATCCCCGTGCTCGCGCTCATCCATCCCACCAACCCCGACGTGGTCTACTTCTTCCAGGACGAGCACCTGATCGGCGTCGACGTGCGTGCTCGCAAGGTCGTGGGGTGCGAGGTCTACGAGCTGGTTGATGAGCCGCCGTGCGAAGGCGTCTCTTCCCGCTTCGTTCACGCCTGGCAGCTGCCACCGTCTCTCAGTCTCTCTCTCTGCTCAG AAGATTATCTGATGCGCTTCACTGTGTATctatatgcaaatttcgaaatgacTGTTGTTAGCGAA GTTCTGCAAAGGAGACAGTCAACGTTGATGGAATCTGTACGATTATCTGAAAAGAAGCTTCAGGTGACGCCAATTTAG
- the LOC123064948 gene encoding uncharacterized protein: MAEWRNMAAEAAARSFTYINETNAIAEGIAGARQQYGLAAEDCRGFGPGVHPPPNAGQGASAGGPIIDLAIRRIKRFSRFQAVLGNVFSLCVARIGLQGNALSRWDRWQLHRADAARHAETALQRLLSARSHGHAAFSVFQAMLRPPSPQAVSHAWAPAAEQLLRRAIDDLAMAEAAVRQMRPAITAQYSDAWMLLHGW, translated from the coding sequence ATGGCGGAGTGGAGGAacatggcggcggaggcggcggctcgCAGCTTCACCTACATCAACGAGACGAACGCGATAGCGGAGGGCATCGCTGGCGCCCGCCAGCAGTACGGCCTGGCCGCCGAGGACTGCCGCGGATTCGGCCCGGGCGTGCACCCGCCGCCCAACGCCGGCCAGGGCGCTTCAGCAGGCGGCCCCATCATCGACCTCGCCATCCGCCGGATCAAGCGCTTCAGCAGGTTCCAGGCCGTACTGGGCAACGTCTTCTCCCTCTGCGTTGCGCGCATCGGGCTCCAGGGCAACGCGCTGTCGCGGTGGGACAGGTGGCAACTCCAccgcgccgacgccgcccgccACGCGGAGACGGCGTTGCAGCGCCTGCTCTCCGCGAGGTCGCACGGCCATGCGGCCTTCAGCGTCTTCCAGGCCATGCTCAGGCCTCCGTCGCCGCAAGCAGTCTCCCACGCCTGGGCGCCCGCGGCCGAGCAGCTCCTGCGCCGCGCGATCGACGATCTGGCCATGGCGGAAGCCGCGGTGCGGCAGATGCGCCCGGCCATTACCGCCCAGTACTCCGACGCCTGGATGCTTCTGCATGGTTGGTAG